A genome region from Triplophysa rosa linkage group LG24, Trosa_1v2, whole genome shotgun sequence includes the following:
- the LOC130547506 gene encoding uncharacterized protein LOC130547506 — MNLRDIGATDLATYHVRLHETMNEIATFARQIGGDGSVINFDNYQGIVSFVNTSHVHWKFLFINALNHTVYVVNPSKSSTEQTESRHAAKNFSKYLKIRRECHGKTEWLNIKWKGGVLTHPTQQDASSCGIIVTMIARAVMKAFPAVPVISFGTSKKEMAIEREVMGAQILESSVFDEANNCAMCAMAKPIGSGPPTTHWGEVVRQDQKELSDDCACAPDKDKEDDEDHNDPPLA; from the exons ATGAATCTACGGGATATTGGCGCTACAGATTTGGCGACGTATCACGTTCGACTGCACGAGACCATGAACGAAATCGCGACGTTTGCCAGACAAATCGGAGGCGATGGTAGCGTA ATAAACTTTGACAATTACCAGGGCATTGTTTCATTTGTGAATACTTCCCATGTCCACTGGAAGTTTCTG TTCATAAATGCTTTGAACCATACCGTTTATGTGGTCAACCCATCAAAGAGTTCCACAGAGCAAACTGAATCCAGGCATGCCGCAAAAAACTTCag CAAGTATCTAAAAATAAGAAGAGAGTGCCATGGGAAAACAGAGTGGCTGAACATAAAATGGAAAGGAGGAGTACTGACCCATCCAACCCAGCAGGATGCCAGTAGCTGTGGCATCATTGTCACCATG ATTGCAAGGGCAGTGATGAAGGCCTTTCCAGCTGTCCCAGTCATAAGCTTTGGGACTTCCAAAAAAGAAATGGCAATTGAAAGAGAAGTAATGGGTGCCCAGATACTGGAATCATCAG tgtTTGATGAGGCCAATAATTGTGCCATGTGTGCAATGGCAAAACCAATCGGATCTGGGCCTCCCACTACACACTgg GGAGAAGTGGTGAGGCAGGATCAGAAGGAACTGAGTGATGATTGTGCATGTGCACCAGACAAAGATAAGGAAGATGACGAAGATCACAACGACCCCCCATTGGCTTAA
- the LOC130547737 gene encoding guanylate-binding protein 6-like, which yields MEYNLPRECIQKLFPSRTCFTFPFPTAPEYVSRLESLAPADLDPKFMEVTDCFCRLVFQDSQVKTLKDGYTVTGRVFGNLAKTYVDTISSGAVPCLENAVIAMATIENEAAVKEGLELYKSGMEKLKMSFPLELKNVSSEHQRLNSMATQTFMKRSFRDTDGKHLKILEVPNLYIFTVA from the exons ATGGAGTACAACCTGCCCAGGGAGTGCATCCAAAAATTATTCCCTTCCAGGACTTGCTTCACTTTCCCATTTCCAACTGCTCCAGAGTATGTGTCTCGTCTGGAAAGCTTGGCTCCCGCTGACCTTGATCCTAAATTCATGGAGGTCACAGATTGTTTCTGCAGGTTGGTCTTTCAGGACAGCCAAGTGAAGACGCTGAAAGATGGATACACAGTCACTGGCAGGG TTTTTGGTAATCTGGCAAAAACATATGTGGACACCATCTCTAGTGGAGCTGTGCCGTGTCTGGAGAACGCTGTGATTGCCATGGCAACGATTGAGAATGAGGCTGCAGTGAAGGAGGGGCTTGAGCTGTACAAGAGTGGAATGGAGAAGTTGAAGATGTCCTTCCCTCTGGAACTGAAGAATGTGTCCTCAGAACACCAGCGTCTCAACAGCATGGCaacacaaacctttatgaaACGTTCCTTCAGGGACACTGATGGGAAACACCTAAAGATTTTAGAGGTACCCAATCTTTACATCTTTACAGTGGCATAA